The Nyctibius grandis isolate bNycGra1 chromosome 33, bNycGra1.pri, whole genome shotgun sequence nucleotide sequence GCGTAGGGGACTCCATAGGGGCGTAGGGGACCCCATAGGGTTATAGGGGACCCCATAGGGGTATAGGGGACCCCATATGGGCACACTGATCCCGTGGGGGACACAGGGAACCTGGCAGGGACATGGGGTTCCCATAGGGACATGGGGACCCCATAGGGACATAGGGATCCCACAGAAGCCTGAGGGACCCCATAGGGACATGGGGGGACCCCactccccaccccatccccttgTCGCCCTCCCCAGCGGAGCCAGAGGTGCCccccccacagccacccccccCACCCGTCTTGGTGACCGAAGGGGACTACGACGAGGGCTTCGAGCCACCCGACTACGATGACCGTGAGTGACAaaccgggggggggggacaccaggacaccccaggacccccatattgggggggaggagggggagggctCTGCCTGGCCCCACAGGGAGGGATGTCCCCTTGTGCCCAGCTGGGCTCTGACCGGTGGCACCCATGGGTGTCCCCTTTGCGCCCCGCAGTGCAGTAcgggctgcccccgccgccgAAGGCCCCGGAACCCCCCGAGAAAGAGGGGGACACGGAGACGGAGGAGGGGACACTGAAACCCTGTGAGcggcgggcaggggctgggtgTCGGGGGGGGCATGTCCCCGGGGTGGGTGACATGTCCTTGGGGCGAGTGGCACATGCCTGAGGTGGGTGGCACGTCCTCGGGGTGGGTGGCACATCCTCGGGGTGGGTGGCACATCCTCAGAGTGGGTGGTACATCCTTGGAGTGGGTGATATATCCCTGGGGTGGGTGGCATGTCCCCAGGGTGGGTGGTACATCATTGGGGTGGGTGGCACGTCCCTGGGGTGGGTGGCACATCCTCAGAGTGGGTGGTACATCCTTGGGGTGGGTGATATATCCCTGGGGTGGGTGGCACGTCCCCAAGGTAGGTGTCATGTCCTTGGGGCGAGCGGCACGTCCCTGAGGTGGGTGGCATGTCCTCGGGGTGGGTGGCACATCCTTGGGGTAGGTGGCACAGCCATGGGGTAGGTGGCACAGCCATGGGGTGGGTGGCATGTCCTTGGGGTGTCACATCCCTGGCGTGGGTGGCACATCCCCAGGGTAGGTGGCACATCCATGGGGCGGGTGGCTCATCCCCAGGGTAGGTGGCACATCCTCGGGGCGGGTGTCATGTCCTTGGGGCAGGTGGCACATCCCCAGGGTAGGTGGCACATCCATGGGGCGGGTGGCATATCCTCGGGGCGGGTGGCACGTCCCCAACAGCCGCTCTCCTGCCCCAGGGAAGCCCAAGAAAGGCGGtggcagcagcaaggaggaggaggaggacccTTGGGCGGAGGAGAAGGGCCGGGACCGCAAAGGTGGGTGCCAGCCccccgtccctgtccctgtccctgtcccctgtgccccccccctcACTGTGCCCCTTGTCCAggaaaacccaaaaaaccagGAGGGAAGAAGTGGGACCCGGACGAGGACGAATGGGCCCCTCCTGAGGAGAAGACAAGTGAGTGGCCCCGTTCTCGGGGACAAGCGGGCACCCCGcagggggcggggggtgcccaTCACCTTTGCCCGCCCCACACTGTCCCCAGGATGTCCCCCCATCGGCCTGGAGTCCCACCGCATCGAGGACGACCAGCTGCTGGCCTCCTCCATGCTGCGCCACGGGCTGGGCGCCCAGCGCGGGCGCCTCAACATGCAGGTGAGGGTCACCCGCGTCCGCCCCACCCCggtgggacccccaccccacccatGTCCCCTTCGCTGTCCCCACCCCAGGCGGGCACCAACGAGGACGATTTCTTCGACGGGGCCTGGTGCGCCGAGGACGACAGCCGGGCGCACTGGATCGAGGTGGACACCCGCCGCACCACCAAGTTCACCGGCGTCATCACCCAGGGCCGCGACTCCCAGATCCAGTACGGGGACGGAtgtggggacacggggtgggggggggagcagCCTGGGGACACCTCCCCTGTCCCAACCTGTCCCCTTTCCACCCACAGCGAGGACTTTGTCACCAGCTTCTACGTGggcttcagcaacgacagccAGAACTGGGTGATGTACACCAACGGCTACGAGGAGATGGTacgggggggggacggggacaaTAAGGATGGGGAGAACCTGTCCCCTCCACCTTGGCCATATCTCACCCCCCACCCGGCAGATGTTTTATGGCAACGTGGACAAGGACACGCCGGTGCTGACCGAGTTCCCCGAGCCCATGGTGGCCCGTTACATCCGCATCTACCCCCAGACGTGGAACGGCAGCCTCTGCCTGCGCCTCGAGGTCCTGGGCTGTCCCCTCTCCAGTAAGAGCCACCCCAGAACAGTggctgggggggagcaggggggttATGGCTCCCTGGCCACCCCACTGCCATGTCTTTGTCCCCTCCGTAGCCATCAGCAGCTACTACGCCCAGCAGAACGAGGTGACCTCCACCGACAACCTGGACTTCCGTCACCACACCTACAAGGACATGAGGCAGGTGAGGACCTCTGTGGTCATGGTGGTGGTGGGCACCTCcgtgggggtggtggtgggatcCTCCATGGTGGTGGTGGACACCTCGGTGGTGGTGGTAGTGTGCACCTCCATGGTGGGGTAGGATCCTCcatgggggtggtggtgggcaCCTctctggtgctggtggtggacacctcggtggtggtggtggtgggcacTTCCATGGTGGGGTGGGATCCTCCATGGGGGTGGTGATGAGATCCTCCATGGCGGTGAGTGTGGGCACCtccatggaggtggtggtggtatCCTCCatggtggtgatggtgggaACCTCTATGGTAGGGTGGGATCCTTCATGGGGGTGGTGGTGAGATCCTCCATGGTGGTGAGTGTGGGCATCtccatggtggtggtggtgggatcCTCTATGGTGGTGATGGTGGGCACCtccatggtggtggtggtggacaCCTcggtggtggtgatggtgggcACCTCTATGGTGGTGGTAGTGGGCACCTccatggtggtggtgatggacACCTcggtggtggtgatggtgggcACCTCTATGGTGGTGGTAGTGGGCACCTccgtggtggtggtgatggtgggcACCTccatggtggtggtgatggtgggcACCTCCATGGCGGTGGTGGTCACCTCGGTGGGGTGGGATCCTCCACGGGGGGTGGCCTTGCCCCCCTCCCCCAGTGCTGCCCCCCATTGCCCACCCCTCTCCCCGCGCCCGCAGCTGATGAAGGTGGTGAACGAGGAGTGTCCCACCATCACCCGCATCTACAACATCGGCAAGAGCTCGCGGGGGCTGAAGATCTACGCCATGGAGATCTCCGACAACCCGGGCGAGCACGAGACGGGTGAGGAAGAGAAGGTGGAGGGGACCTGGCCACGGTCCCCCTGGCGCGGGCAGGGAGGTGGGTGGCACACTTGACCCTGCCCGTACCCCCTGCCCGCAGGTGAACCCGAGTTCAGGTACACGGCGGGGCTGCACGGCAACGAGGTGCTGGgccgggagctgctgctcctgctcatgCAGTTCCTGTGCAAGGAGTACCAGGACGGGAACCCCCGCGTGAGGAGCCTGGTGACCGAGACACGGATCCACCTCGTGCCGTCCCTCAACCCCGATGGCTACGAGTTGGCGCGTGAGGCGGTAAGGGGagggtggggtggtgggatggtGGAGTGGTGAGATGGGGTGGTGGgctggtgggatgggatggtgggatgggatgggatggtggGTTGGTGGGATAGGatggtgggatggggtggggtgtTGGGATGGGATGGTGGAACGGTGGGATGGGATGATGGGGTGGGACagtggggtggtggggtgggatgggacgGTGGGCTGGTGGGATGGGATGATGGGATGGGATGGCAGGGTGAGGTGGTGGGATGGTGGGAtggtggggtgggatggtggtggggtgggatggtggAGTGGTGGGATGTGATGGTGGAGGGGTGGGATGTGATGGtggaggggtgggatgggatggtggAGGGGTGAGATGGtggaggggtgggatgggatgttGGGATGGGGTGGTGGGGCAGTGGGATGGGATGGTGGGGTGGGTCAGTGGGATGGGATGGTGGGGTGGGACagtggggtggtggggtgggatgggacggtgggatggggatggtggtgggatggggatggtggAGCGGTGGGATGGGATGTTGCTATGGGGTGGTGGGGCAGTAGGATGGGATGGTGGGGTGGGACagtggggtggtggggtgggatgggacgGTGGGATGGAATGGTGGTGGGATGggagggtgggatgggatgttgggatggggtgggatgttGGGATGGGATGGTGGAACGGTGGGATGGGATGATGGGGTGGGACagtggggtggtggggtgggatggaacggtggtgggatgggatggtggGATGGGAGGGTGGAGTGATGGGATAGGATGGTGAGGTGGTGGGATGGGACGGCGGGGCGGGATGGTGGAGCGGTGGGATGTGACAGCAAGGTGGTGGGATGCAGCCCCTGGGTTCACCGCTACCCGCAGGGCTCCGAACTGGGCAACTGGGCACTGGGCCACTGGACGGAGGAGGGCTACGACCTCTTTGAGAACTTCCCTGACTTGGCTTCGGCGCTGTGGGCGGCCGAGGAGAGGAAGCTGGTGCCTCACAAGTTTCCCAACAACCACATCCCCATCCCGGAGCATTACTTGGCCGAGGACGCCACGGTGAGCCCCGGCCCGGGGCACGGCCGTGAGGGGGTGACGGGGACGTGGTGGGTCACACCACCGTGCCCACCTCGGCAGGTGGCGGTGGAGACGCGGGCCGTCATGGCGTGGATGGACAAGAACCCCTTCGTGCTGGGAGCCAACTTGCAGGGCGGGGAGAAGCTGGTGTCCTACCCCTTCGACACGGCCCGGCCCGTCAGCGAGACGCCGGCGGCTGCCCCTCGCCGGCCCGACGACTACGAGGACGACAACCCCGAGCTGCAGGAGACGCCTGACCACGCCATCTTCCGCTGGCTCGCCATCTCCTACGCCTCGGCCCACCTCACCATGACCGAGACCTTCCGCGGGGGCTGCCACACGCAGGACATGACCAACGCCATGGGCATCGTGCAAGGGGCCAAGTGGCACCCGCGGGCTGGCAGTAAGTGGCTGCCGCGCTGTACGGCGTCGCCTTGTCCACCTCACGCTCCCTCTCGGTGAAGGTGTGGGCGAGCGGC carries:
- the AEBP1 gene encoding adipocyte enhancer-binding protein 1, with amino-acid sequence MGPARSCLLLAAALLPLLPPGAAPAATPALTDAEIEEFLRGFLGPGDPGESDGDGADGTELGFGTDRGTGTGTASPGQLLEPEKPKKEKKEKAPKAPKKPKERPRGSKKDKDKVKDKDRDRDRDKDRDRDKDKDRDKDRDKDKDKPPKKPKEKNPKSSEKTPKGSEKPPKGSKKPKEKPPKATKKPLGKKPPEPPTAPPEPPRGDDDVGTPRLPSPYEEEEDGGGRGELEEPPSEPWEVGREEWPPEPQPEVPEEPEPPTLDYNEQLEREDYEDFEYIRRQQKPRKPPSRKKPERVWPQPEEPPEPEVPPPQPPPPPVLVTEGDYDEGFEPPDYDDLQYGLPPPPKAPEPPEKEGDTETEEGTLKPWKPKKGGGSSKEEEEDPWAEEKGRDRKGKPKKPGGKKWDPDEDEWAPPEEKTRCPPIGLESHRIEDDQLLASSMLRHGLGAQRGRLNMQAGTNEDDFFDGAWCAEDDSRAHWIEVDTRRTTKFTGVITQGRDSQIHEDFVTSFYVGFSNDSQNWVMYTNGYEEMMFYGNVDKDTPVLTEFPEPMVARYIRIYPQTWNGSLCLRLEVLGCPLSTISSYYAQQNEVTSTDNLDFRHHTYKDMRQLMKVVNEECPTITRIYNIGKSSRGLKIYAMEISDNPGEHETGEPEFRYTAGLHGNEVLGRELLLLLMQFLCKEYQDGNPRVRSLVTETRIHLVPSLNPDGYELAREAGSELGNWALGHWTEEGYDLFENFPDLASALWAAEERKLVPHKFPNNHIPIPEHYLAEDATVAVETRAVMAWMDKNPFVLGANLQGGEKLVSYPFDTARPVSETPAAAPRRPDDYEDDNPELQETPDHAIFRWLAISYASAHLTMTETFRGGCHTQDMTNAMGIVQGAKWHPRAGSMNDFSYLHTNCLELSIYLGCDKFPHESELQQEWENNKESLLTFMEQVHRGIKGLVTDQQGEPIANATIVVGGINHNIKTASGGDYWRILNPGEYRVLARAEGYNPSVKTCSVFYDIGATQCNFVLSRSNWKRIREIMAMNGNRPIRRVVPGRPMTPRERMRLRMRLRHRMRLRQQMRLRRLNATTVTSGPTAPPPTTALPFAVSSTTYAPWSQEPPTAGTWETETETEVVTELVTETEVWEVGTGTAQPFTTAETYTVNFGD